A section of the Sander vitreus isolate 19-12246 chromosome 19, sanVit1, whole genome shotgun sequence genome encodes:
- the LOC144534416 gene encoding C-type isolectin Sp-CL4-like isoform X2 codes for MRPAVVTAVLLLVFVLDSVTAEPDFGAPYFCQKYSAPPCGDGWSRIAADRCAKFIGTRKNFNDAQAHCNSLNSNLVSLHSEDEANFLTCLTWFAVHDYKLFWIGAKRSGGVFGFIDGSKFNYKPWQFRQPNNSGGQEDCIESDYNSWDYWNDVTCTKERFFACAKKM; via the exons ATGCGTCCAGCTGTGGTAACTGCTGTTCTGCTGTTGGTGTTCGTCCTGGACAGTGTGACAGCCGAGCCTGACT TTGGAGCTCCATACTTTTGTCAGAAATATTCAGCTCCGCCATGTGGTGACGGATGGAGTCGCATTGCTGCGGATCGCTGTGCTAAATTCATCGGGACTCGAAAAAATTTCAATGATGCACAG GCACACTGTAACTCCTTAAACAGTAATCTGGTGTCTCTACACAGTGAAGATGAAGCGAATTTCCTGACTTGTTTGACCTGGTTTGCCGTTCATGATTACAAGCTCTTTTGGATTGGAGCCAAAAGATCAGGG GGTGTGTTTGGATTCATCGATGGCTCTAAATTCAACTATAAACCATGGCAATTTCGGCAGCCAAACAACTCTGGTGGACAAGAGGACTGCATCGAGTCAGACTACAATA GCTGGGATTACTGGAATGATGTAACCTGCACAAAGGAAAGGTTCTTTGCGTGTGCCAAGAAGATGTGA